The Persephonella sp. nucleotide sequence ACATAGTCAACTGGATATTAGAAAACAAAGAAGTAAAAGCTTCTAAAAGGGATGTTTCAAAATTAGTAAACAGAATTTTTGAGATAATATCAGAGGAGATAACAAACGGCGACGACAACCACAAAATACAGATATCAGGCTTTGGAACGTTTATAGTTAAAAAAAGGGCTCCTAAAATAGGAAGGAACCCAAAAACAAAAGAGGAAAAATTGATACCTGAAAGATTTGGAATATCTTTTAAGGTTGGTAAAAAACTCCACAGAAAGTTAAATGGAGAATAAGGTCGGAGCGTAGCTCAGGCGGTAGAGCACTGGCATGGGGGGCCAGAGGTCGGCGGTTCGAGTCCGCTCGCTCCGACCATTTAATTAAACCGCAATTCTTTTATAAGCCTCAATAATCCTGCTTATTTCTGATCCTGACAAACTTTTCAGATCATCTTCAGATCTTACAGTTTTGTTCAGTATCTGTTTTACCATTTTTGGATACTCAATATTTGTTTTTTTAGCAAGGGTTTTCACATACTCTATCTGTTTTTCTGTGGCAGAAGCTGTTTTTGGTTCAAAATGTTTGACACCCTTTAGCTCAAGCTCTCCTCTATAAGCCTTACTTCCTATTGAGTATAGGGATAAACATTTTCCAATAGCATCTGTGATAGCACCTTTTATAGCATCTGCGGGAGTTACATTCTCCCCTCCTCCTATCTGAACTTTTTTCAGCCTGTCATCAAGTATCCATAGAGAGACCTCAACTGTTGCCTGATAAACTTTTTCTTTATTACCGCTTTTTCTTACCACCTCTTTTTCTTCAAGGGATATAAGCCTGTAGTCGTAAGACCATACAGTTGTTACACTGTTCAGAGCGTCAATAAGGAACTGGGGAACATATCCTATAAGCTTTCTTCCCCTTGCAGGAACCTCCTGCACAGCCTTTTCTCCATAAGCATCTAATATCTCATTGACCCTCTTTGAAACCTCCTTAAGCTGTTTGTCTAATTTTTGCTTTTCTTCAGCTGTTAATCTTTCCATAAAATCCTCCTTTTTAAGAATTTTCAATAACTTACAATTTATGGAAGCAGGCATATAATTCAAGTCTGGTATAATTATGGGCTAATAAAAAATCAGGGGGAAAGTTGAAAAAAATATTTATAAGCGTTGGAGAGATATCTGGGGATAATTACGCATCAGAGCTTATAAAACTGCTTCCTGATTACAGATGGACAGGGATAACAGGTCCAAAGATGAGAGAGGCAGGGTGTGGAACTGTTGAAAAGCTTGAGGATATATCTGTTGTTGGTCTGATAGAGGCAGTTCCTAAATACTTTAAGATCAGAAAAGCCTTTAAAAAAGCTGTAAATGAGCTTGAGAAGGGCGTTGATCTTCTGATTGTTGTTGACTTTCCCGGATTTAATCTTAAGCTTCTTGAGGAAGCAAAAAAAAGAGGTATAAAAACCGTTTATTTTATAGCCCCCCAGGTATGGGCATGGGGAAAGGGAAGAATACCAAAAATAGCAAAAAACACAGACATTCTGATATCAATATGGCCTTTTGAAAAGGAGGTTTACAGGGATTATCTTGACAAAATGGATTTTGAGTATGTTGGACATCCTCTTTTAGACATAGTAAAAACAGAAACAGATGAAAAACAGTTCAAACAAAAGCTTAAAATACCTGAAAAAAAGAAAATATTCGGTCTTCTTTGCGGAAGCAGAGAAAGTGAGGTAAAAACACTTCTTCCAATAATGCTAAAAGCGGCAAAGCTGATAAAAAAGGAAAGGGAAGATATCCATTTTGTTATCCCTGCAACACCAAATGTGGAAAGTATCGTCAGACAGATCGTTTCTAACAGCGAACTTCCCCTGACAATCACAACAAAAAAAGATTTTAAAAATCCATCATACGAGGTTATGAGGCATTCAGTTTTCTCTGTTATAGCTTCAGGAACAGCAACCCTTGAGGCTTCTATCATTGGAAACCCTTTTTTACTTGTTTACAAAGTTTCTCCTCTTACATTTTTTATTGGTAAGATGCTTGTTTCAATAGATTTTCTTGGACTTCCAAATCTTATAGCAGGAAGAGAGGTGATAAAAGAGCTTCTCCAGAAAGACTGTAACCCTGAAACTATAGCAAGAGAAAGCCTCAGATACTTAAATGATAAAAACCTATATCAAAAAACAAAACAGGATCTAAAAGAGGTAAAAGAAAAATTAGGGGAAGGTGGGGCACTAGAAAAAACTGCAGATATAATAAAAAATTTTATTTAGACTTTTCAGATGGGAAGTAATAAAGCTCCCATGTTATCTCTCCTCTGTCGCAGTTAACGTAACTGTCAAGCTCACAATAAGTCAAAACAAGCTGTCCGATAATCAGATCCTTAATAAGTTTTCTTTCAGGTATGTTGCCGACATAAATCACACACTTTCCTTTTTTCTCAATAGGTTCAAGATTTATATCGTAATAACCCTGAATGTATTTTCTCTCTGCAAGGATAAATCCCAGAGGACAGGTTTTGCTGTTTATCTTTAGAATGTAATCTCCCGGCAGGGAAACCATTTTAACTGGATTTTTTTTGAAATAAAAAAACTTCCCAAAAAACATATTTTGATTGAGAATTATTATTCTTTCTTTGCTTCCCATTACGAAAGGCTGGGCTGAAACTGTTCCTAACAAAAATAGGAAAACAAATATATACCTAACCCATCCCATCTTGAAACTCCTTTTTTTATTATAAATATGTAGAATTCTAAAGTTTTTATCAACGGTAGCGGTAGTAACTATCAGGAATGCTTTTAATTATCTTTTTTGACAGCTTTTTCACAAGATCAACCACAGCCATATCAACAGATATGTTCTGGCTAACCTGAACTCCCCCAAGAACAGCACCTTTCTGGAATGCTCCTTCTCCTAAAGCAGTATCCCATTTTGTGTATTCTCCCTCTGCCATAAAAGATTTTAAAATCCTGCCTGTTCTAATATCAACAATTCTGACAAACATCTGAATGTAAGTTTTCTTAAGCTCAAACAGACCGGCTGTAATATGCTGTCTTCCCCCTTCCCTCCAGGGTATTAGAACAGGAACAAAAAACTTTGTTTTATCAGGCTGTATTGCTGTTATACTGCCGACTATAAGGATATCTGCACCTTCCAAAAGACCTAAAGGCACAGCCTTTTTTAGATCAATTAGACCAGACTGGGAAAGAAGAAACTCTTTTTTAATGTTTTCAAGATTTTCTCCCCTTTCAAGGATGATAAACCTGTTTGATCTGACAAGCTCGTTTATAAGAAGATCTTTAGTAGCACCTGCAAGATTTTTATCGCATCTTTCTGTTTTACAAAAAACAACAACAGAAACCCTTGCTTTGGGTCCTTCATATTTTACTAATTCGTTAAAATTCTTTTCTGATGTTTCAACACCAGTTTTTATACCTGAACAGCCAATCACAAAAAGCAAGACAAAAGCCAGAACTATTCCCATTTTATAAAACATATAGTTATAATAATACCCTTTCCACAAAACTCAAAGGGAGAAGATGGAATACAAATTTTTGCTGTCCTACATTCTTATTCTTATAGCTCTGTATTATTCATATAAGGAAAGGCTTGGAATTGAAAGATCCCTTTTCATCAATTCTTTAAGAGCTTTGATCCAGCTTTTGTTATTAGGATACCTTCTGGTCTTTGTGTTCAGGCTTAAAAATCCTTTTGAGCTGTTTGGAATACTGTTTGTGATGGTGCTTTTTGCATCTTACACAGCCCAAAAAAGGGTAAACCTGAAAGAAAAAGGATATTTAACAGCATTTTTAACTATATTTTTATCCTCATCTATTGTTATTTTCACCCTTTTGCTGTTTGGAATAGTATCCTTTGAGCCGAACCAAATAATACCAGTAGGAGGTATGATTATAGGAAACTCCCTTAATGTTTACTCCTTGACTGTTGACAGGATGAAAGGAGAGGCAAAAAACACAATAGACATAATAGAAAACATAACAGCTGTAGGTGGAAGTATAAAAGATGCATTTTACTTCATTAAGAAAAATGCTATCAGATCAGCTTTAATACCTATGAAAAACATGCTTCAGACTGTAGGAATAATACATATACCGGGGGTAACAACAGGAATGCTCCTTGCAGGGGCAGATCCTATGGAGGCTGTTTCCTTTCAACTTGCTATAATGTATATGATGGTTGCTGTTGCCCTGTTTACAGGAATTTTTTCGATTAATTTTAGCTATAAAAAGATTTTAAACACAGTTTTAAGGTGATAAATGGGAGTTTTATACACACTTTTTTACGCTGTTTTATTTCCTTTTTACACAGCTGTTTTTTACATACTAACAAAGAAAAACGGCTACAGTTCTGATTTGAATGAAAGGTTTGTATTATACAGTGATAAAGTTGACAACGCTCTGTGGTTTCACTGTGCAAGCGTAGGAGAGCTAAACCTTTCAAAACCTTTGATTGATACATACAGTAAAAAATACAAGATAATTATCACCGTTTCCTCCCCACGAGGAAAAGAATACGCAAAGAAACTTTTTCCTTATGCTGTTGTCAGATCTGTTCCTTTTGATTTTCCATTTTTGATAAAAAAATTTCTGGATATCTACAGACCAAAAGCTCTCATAATCGCAGAAGGGGAGCTTTGGTTCAACCTTATCACCGTTTCATCAAAGCATATTCCTGTGATTTCAATAAACGCAAGGATTTCCCCAAAATCTTTTGAAAGATACAGAAAAATCCCATTTTTTTACAGAAAAATCTTTAACAGCTTCAAACTAATAATAGCAAGATCAAAAAGCGACATAAGAAGGATCAACAAATTTCTGCATTACAGAAGCAGGGCTGTTCTGTGCGGAGATCTGAAGTTTATTTCTTCTAAAATATCAAAGAATGTGGAATTTACAAAAAAAGGAAGACTATTAATAGCTGGAAGCACACATGCACCAGAAGAAAAAATTATTCTCAATGTGTTCAAAAATCTAAAAGCAAAACACCCAGATCTTCAACTGATATTAGCCCCAAGACATACAGAAAGAATTAATGAAGTAATAAAATTGTTAGAGCAGGCAGGATTTTCTTACAGCTTAAGATCAAAAACTGACAAACCTGAAACAGATATTTATATAATTGACACACTGGGAGAGCTATCAGGATTTTATAAATATGCAGATGTTGTTTTTGTCGGAGGAACTTTTGCTTCTGTAGGAGGTCACAACATACTTGAGGCTGTTCTCCAGAATAAGCCTGTCGTTATCGGAAAATACTACGATAAGATAAAAGATGTTGTTGAGGAATTACTACCTGAAGGAGTTGTGAAAATAGCAAAAGACGAAAAAGAGTTAATTAAGGAGATAAATGGCTTATTAAAGTCAGGCGGTATCAAGGCTGATTTTGGGAAAAAAGGAAAGGATATACTAAACTGCTACATACACAAAATAAACAAAATTTTAGAGGAGGAACATGGAAAAAAATAGTCTTCCTTTTTACTTTTACGAGATGGAGATGAATGATTATTTTACTTATCTTCAGATTGCCCAGTCTATTAAAGACAAAAACCTTTCAGAAAAAATAAAAAAAATAGCATACATGGAAAAGAAGCATGCATCTTTCTGGGAAGAGTTTTTGAAAAACAGAGGGTTAGAACCTCCTCCTGTAAAAAAGAAAAATCTTAAGATAGGGTTTATGAAGATCCTCTCAAAGTTTTTTAATCCGGTGCT carries:
- a CDS encoding HU family DNA-binding protein: MTKADIVNWILENKEVKASKRDVSKLVNRIFEIISEEITNGDDNHKIQISGFGTFIVKKRAPKIGRNPKTKEEKLIPERFGISFKVGKKLHRKLNGE
- the lpxB gene encoding lipid-A-disaccharide synthase — encoded protein: MKKIFISVGEISGDNYASELIKLLPDYRWTGITGPKMREAGCGTVEKLEDISVVGLIEAVPKYFKIRKAFKKAVNELEKGVDLLIVVDFPGFNLKLLEEAKKRGIKTVYFIAPQVWAWGKGRIPKIAKNTDILISIWPFEKEVYRDYLDKMDFEYVGHPLLDIVKTETDEKQFKQKLKIPEKKKIFGLLCGSRESEVKTLLPIMLKAAKLIKKEREDIHFVIPATPNVESIVRQIVSNSELPLTITTKKDFKNPSYEVMRHSVFSVIASGTATLEASIIGNPFLLVYKVSPLTFFIGKMLVSIDFLGLPNLIAGREVIKELLQKDCNPETIARESLRYLNDKNLYQKTKQDLKEVKEKLGEGGALEKTADIIKNFI
- a CDS encoding CsgG/HfaB family protein, which gives rise to MGIVLAFVLLFVIGCSGIKTGVETSEKNFNELVKYEGPKARVSVVVFCKTERCDKNLAGATKDLLINELVRSNRFIILERGENLENIKKEFLLSQSGLIDLKKAVPLGLLEGADILIVGSITAIQPDKTKFFVPVLIPWREGGRQHITAGLFELKKTYIQMFVRIVDIRTGRILKSFMAEGEYTKWDTALGEGAFQKGAVLGGVQVSQNISVDMAVVDLVKKLSKKIIKSIPDSYYRYR
- the fetB gene encoding iron export ABC transporter permease subunit FetB, with translation MEYKFLLSYILILIALYYSYKERLGIERSLFINSLRALIQLLLLGYLLVFVFRLKNPFELFGILFVMVLFASYTAQKRVNLKEKGYLTAFLTIFLSSSIVIFTLLLFGIVSFEPNQIIPVGGMIIGNSLNVYSLTVDRMKGEAKNTIDIIENITAVGGSIKDAFYFIKKNAIRSALIPMKNMLQTVGIIHIPGVTTGMLLAGADPMEAVSFQLAIMYMMVAVALFTGIFSINFSYKKILNTVLR
- a CDS encoding 3-deoxy-D-manno-octulosonic acid transferase gives rise to the protein MGVLYTLFYAVLFPFYTAVFYILTKKNGYSSDLNERFVLYSDKVDNALWFHCASVGELNLSKPLIDTYSKKYKIIITVSSPRGKEYAKKLFPYAVVRSVPFDFPFLIKKFLDIYRPKALIIAEGELWFNLITVSSKHIPVISINARISPKSFERYRKIPFFYRKIFNSFKLIIARSKSDIRRINKFLHYRSRAVLCGDLKFISSKISKNVEFTKKGRLLIAGSTHAPEEKIILNVFKNLKAKHPDLQLILAPRHTERINEVIKLLEQAGFSYSLRSKTDKPETDIYIIDTLGELSGFYKYADVVFVGGTFASVGGHNILEAVLQNKPVVIGKYYDKIKDVVEELLPEGVVKIAKDEKELIKEINGLLKSGGIKADFGKKGKDILNCYIHKINKILEEEHGKK